The Victivallaceae bacterium genome contains a region encoding:
- a CDS encoding ATP-binding cassette domain-containing protein, translating into MALKPIVRLENITKNFHGRHVLDDLSLEIFRGEILVILGKSGSGKSVLLRQIMSLEAPDSGRVVYDPGLLDASGKPDFGKIGLVFQGGALFDFMSVLDNVAFYLTVHCGKKNRKLSDREIGERAFEALTWVGLQEAATLFPSQLSGGMRKRVALARSVVYNPEVLLYDEPTAGLDPVTGGGIGRFIRNLRDEKGITGVVVTHELDLAIFLADRIAFHSEGRIVYLSDKENFFNSRDPAVTEFLSKYRHETLV; encoded by the coding sequence ATGGCACTTAAACCTATCGTTCGCTTAGAAAACATAACGAAAAATTTTCACGGTCGTCATGTGTTGGATGATTTGAGTCTTGAAATTTTCCGGGGAGAAATTTTGGTTATTTTAGGAAAATCGGGTTCCGGAAAAAGCGTTCTTTTAAGACAGATCATGAGTCTGGAAGCTCCGGATTCGGGAAGAGTCGTTTATGATCCCGGATTATTGGATGCTTCCGGTAAGCCGGACTTCGGAAAAATAGGATTGGTTTTTCAGGGGGGAGCACTTTTCGATTTCATGTCCGTTTTGGATAATGTGGCTTTTTATTTAACCGTTCATTGCGGAAAAAAAAATCGCAAATTGAGTGATCGGGAAATCGGTGAGCGTGCTTTCGAAGCTTTAACTTGGGTAGGTCTTCAAGAAGCAGCTACCCTGTTTCCCTCTCAATTGTCCGGAGGAATGAGAAAAAGAGTGGCTTTGGCACGATCGGTGGTTTACAATCCCGAAGTGCTTTTGTATGACGAACCGACGGCTGGACTGGATCCCGTTACGGGGGGGGGGATCGGGAGATTCATTCGAAATTTAAGAGATGAAAAAGGAATTACCGGTGTCGTAGTCACTCACGAGTTGGATTTGGCCATTTTTTTGGCGGATAGAATTGCTTTTCATTCTGAGGGTAGAATCGTTTATTTGTCCGATAAGGAAAATTTTTTTAACAGCAGGGATCCGGCGGTTACGGAATTTCTGTCTAAATATCGTCATGAGACTCTTGTATGA
- a CDS encoding MlaD family protein translates to MLILPLVLFRSSFATGGNVFMVRFTDISGVSEGAPVYFAGKPVGKVAEIKNIIDLGEKDSEGYLYCHELILKIEPETVILPLDEITLIFPRLIGEKVVNICPKDPGIRKLSEAVRFYGKNSDVFKKTEILMERLDHATGVLVNNITLMTDDVSALSVICSEFITDFKKNKILKDVAGLLENRNQDTERPLKGSIAGFLESIDNINEITSDIKDYGLLYQYNREWKKKKRSS, encoded by the coding sequence ATGCTGATTTTGCCGTTAGTCTTGTTTCGATCTTCTTTTGCTACCGGAGGTAACGTCTTTATGGTGAGATTTACGGATATCAGCGGAGTGTCCGAAGGTGCTCCCGTTTATTTTGCCGGAAAACCGGTGGGTAAGGTTGCAGAGATTAAAAACATAATCGATTTAGGTGAGAAAGATTCCGAAGGATATCTGTATTGTCATGAATTGATTTTGAAAATCGAACCGGAAACCGTTATTCTTCCTTTAGATGAAATTACCTTGATTTTTCCCAGACTGATAGGAGAAAAGGTCGTGAATATCTGTCCTAAAGATCCCGGAATACGAAAACTCTCCGAAGCCGTGCGGTTTTACGGAAAAAATTCCGATGTCTTTAAAAAGACGGAAATTTTAATGGAACGTTTGGATCATGCTACAGGGGTTTTGGTTAATAATATCACTCTAATGACCGACGACGTATCCGCTTTGAGTGTCATCTGTTCCGAGTTCATTACCGATTTTAAAAAGAATAAAATACTTAAGGATGTGGCCGGCTTATTGGAAAATCGGAATCAAGATACCGAACGGCCTCTTAAAGGTTCGATAGCAGGTTTTTTGGAATCGATAGATAACATTAACGAGATTACTTCGGATATAAAAGACTACGGGCTGCTCTATCAGTACAATCGTGAATGGAAGAAAAAGAAGCGTTCTTCTTAA
- a CDS encoding AAA family ATPase: MDKFSDAVREAFDEAFDEAKKRHNTEVSANRLLWAFLQNPKGLFYRVLKETGGNISLLLQAVEDDLSRSASYEGSKKVEPKPSSNLVSVIGDARQEADQLGDEYVSGDHLLLAFWKSSTEPFSSWKKITKMTYEQLKELVTKTRQGYQMNSSGAESNFKGMEKFCKNLTALAKEGKLDPVIGRDEEIRRTIQVLSRRTKNNPMLIGEPGVGKTAIAEGLALRIIQGDVPESLKGKRLFVLDMGSLIAGAKYRGEFEERLKSVLKEVEDAQGEYLLFIDEVHTLVGAGAAEGSMDAANLLKPALARGTLHCIGATTLNEYQKYIEKDAALERRFQPVFISEPSLEDAVFILRGLREKYEIFHGVRITEGAVNAAVLLSHRYVTDRFLPDKAIDLIDEAASLIRMQIGSLPLPIDEKERALSALIIKQEALKRETGSDKKSEDTVLAREIADLKEELAILRLGWDEEKKLISGIKEKKNTLEALRFAEEEAERISDYNKVAELRYHAVPRLEEEIIADEEMLNKRDKRLLQEEVDERLIAQIVSHWTGIPVQKMLEGESEKLLDLENALEERVVGQTFAVTAVSDAVRAARVGFNDPFRPFGVFLFVGPTGVGKTELAKALAYLLFSKEDAIVRFDMTEYMEKHSVAKLIGSPPGYVGYEEGGMLTEALRRRPYSVVLFDEVEKADKEVFNLLLQIFDEGKLTDSKGRKVNCKNALFIMTSNIGSEELVGFCLKHKGNLLKEDVLRVVEPELKRYFRPEFLNRLDEILPFVPLKEEDMIKIVGIQLKRVADRMKERGIELLWDDSVVLYFSEEGYDVSFGARPLKRLIQQKVVTHLSKAVLKGDISSDMTVRLEMSNGVLVFKKD; this comes from the coding sequence ATGGATAAATTTTCCGATGCCGTTAGAGAAGCTTTTGATGAAGCTTTCGATGAAGCCAAAAAGAGACATAATACCGAAGTATCGGCTAACCGTCTTTTGTGGGCTTTCCTCCAAAATCCCAAAGGGTTGTTTTATCGAGTATTGAAAGAGACTGGGGGAAATATATCTCTTTTATTACAGGCAGTGGAAGACGATCTTTCTCGGTCCGCTTCATATGAAGGTTCCAAAAAAGTTGAACCGAAGCCTTCTTCAAATCTGGTATCCGTAATCGGTGATGCCAGGCAGGAAGCCGATCAACTTGGAGATGAATATGTCTCCGGAGATCATTTATTATTGGCTTTTTGGAAGTCTTCCACCGAACCTTTTTCTTCTTGGAAAAAGATTACGAAAATGACTTATGAGCAATTAAAGGAACTTGTAACGAAAACACGTCAAGGATATCAAATGAATTCTTCAGGAGCCGAGAGCAATTTTAAGGGAATGGAGAAATTTTGCAAAAATCTGACTGCCCTTGCCAAGGAAGGAAAGTTGGATCCCGTCATCGGAAGAGACGAAGAGATCCGTAGAACGATTCAGGTTTTGAGCCGAAGAACTAAAAATAATCCCATGTTAATCGGCGAACCTGGAGTCGGGAAAACCGCAATTGCGGAAGGCTTGGCATTGCGTATAATCCAAGGAGACGTTCCGGAAAGTTTGAAAGGTAAACGGTTGTTTGTTTTGGATATGGGGTCGTTAATTGCAGGAGCTAAATATCGCGGTGAGTTTGAAGAACGTTTGAAAAGCGTATTGAAAGAAGTCGAAGACGCGCAGGGAGAGTATTTACTTTTCATAGACGAAGTTCATACTTTGGTGGGAGCGGGAGCTGCGGAAGGCTCCATGGATGCCGCCAATTTATTGAAGCCCGCTTTAGCTAGAGGGACGTTGCATTGCATAGGAGCAACGACTCTTAATGAATATCAAAAATATATCGAAAAAGACGCGGCTTTGGAAAGACGTTTCCAACCCGTTTTCATTTCGGAACCTTCTTTGGAAGACGCTGTTTTTATTTTGAGGGGTTTAAGAGAAAAATATGAAATTTTCCACGGGGTTCGAATTACGGAAGGAGCCGTTAACGCAGCCGTTTTGTTATCGCATAGATACGTAACCGATAGATTTTTGCCGGATAAGGCCATTGATTTGATTGACGAAGCAGCCAGTTTGATTCGTATGCAAATAGGTAGTTTACCCTTGCCGATTGATGAAAAGGAAAGAGCGTTATCGGCTTTGATTATTAAACAGGAAGCTTTAAAGAGAGAAACGGGATCCGATAAAAAATCCGAGGATACGGTCCTAGCTCGGGAGATAGCGGATTTAAAAGAAGAATTAGCTATTTTACGTTTGGGATGGGATGAGGAAAAAAAATTGATCTCCGGGATCAAAGAGAAAAAAAATACTTTGGAAGCGTTGAGATTTGCTGAAGAAGAGGCTGAAAGAATATCGGATTACAATAAAGTGGCTGAATTAAGATATCATGCCGTTCCTCGTTTGGAAGAAGAGATTATTGCTGATGAGGAAATGTTGAATAAAAGGGATAAAAGATTACTTCAGGAAGAAGTTGATGAAAGATTGATTGCTCAAATCGTTTCCCATTGGACAGGGATTCCCGTTCAAAAAATGTTGGAAGGCGAATCCGAAAAACTTTTGGATTTAGAGAATGCTTTGGAAGAAAGAGTGGTCGGTCAAACTTTTGCCGTTACTGCTGTCAGCGATGCCGTTCGCGCGGCCCGAGTAGGGTTCAATGATCCTTTTCGACCTTTCGGCGTATTTTTGTTCGTCGGTCCTACGGGAGTCGGTAAAACCGAATTGGCTAAAGCTTTAGCTTATCTGCTTTTCAGTAAAGAAGATGCCATAGTTCGTTTCGATATGACGGAGTATATGGAAAAGCACTCGGTAGCAAAGCTTATAGGCTCCCCTCCGGGATATGTCGGTTATGAAGAAGGAGGAATGCTCACGGAAGCGTTAAGAAGACGTCCTTATTCCGTAGTCTTGTTCGATGAGGTTGAAAAAGCTGATAAAGAGGTATTCAATCTTTTGCTTCAAATATTCGATGAAGGCAAGCTGACCGATAGTAAGGGGCGTAAAGTCAATTGCAAAAATGCCTTATTTATCATGACGTCGAACATAGGTTCGGAAGAACTTGTAGGTTTTTGTTTGAAACACAAAGGCAATCTTTTGAAAGAAGATGTTTTGCGTGTAGTCGAGCCTGAGCTGAAAAGGTACTTTCGTCCGGAGTTTCTCAATCGTTTAGATGAGATATTGCCTTTCGTTCCTTTAAAAGAGGAGGACATGATCAAAATAGTCGGGATTCAATTAAAAAGAGTAGCCGATCGAATGAAGGAACGCGGCATAGAGCTTTTATGGGATGATTCCGTGGTTTTATATTTCAGTGAGGAAGGGTATGACGTATCTTTCGGCGCCAGACCGCTAAAGAGACTCATTCAACAAAAAGTGGTGACGCATCTTTCGAAGGCTGTTTTGAAAGGCGATATATCTTCGGATATGACCGTCCGTTTGGAAATGTCCAACGGTGTTCTTGTCTTTAAGAAAGATTAA
- a CDS encoding transglutaminase family protein gives MSLRKIKKQPFMNRVRKNMNKIFIWVFFFQIVFGHYCFSYGDYVTVPDSDSLERLCAFYVIHRDPGCLSRIFDLMELEDCNRSDDTVHMLNKLLRCKSEDYSSEECSRLLGLASSLRTFLMKGRYIRTLSEVDCLSDSDIDIGRALILAEFHDDPDIATKADIYSYLLDILALRVKAGLRAENVPSDDPRCIDIINKVLFEEMGIRFPSKGEMFSDKFTFLSSLIQDRYGVCLGVSSLYLSIAVRIGLPLEIRTPPGHIYLSYLRKDGSYLNIETTAGGIHLDTKNYEGFFPEKNRKRELKEVIGLSFMNRGFYFLKEKKYDQAIIAYRLACRYIPDDHKLKELYGWSLLFSGHLSEGRSVLEELSGINNPSIAEYLRNELGIDAVECLLSYPGDSSESLNGYVDRLSDYIKKYPKSKEIYRRLAHCLVALGKYGKSIEAFEKSLAYTCDEMEEAVILAQIGLIRMDYALVKKYFRLAEQWAVLKNFYPEPLKELSRQVMKLCPDYDEDC, from the coding sequence TTGTCTTTAAGAAAGATTAAAAAACAACCTTTTATGAATCGTGTTCGCAAAAATATGAATAAGATTTTTATATGGGTATTTTTTTTTCAAATCGTTTTTGGACATTATTGTTTTTCCTATGGTGATTACGTTACGGTTCCTGACAGTGACTCCTTGGAACGTTTATGTGCTTTTTATGTCATTCATCGAGATCCCGGTTGCTTGTCCAGGATCTTCGATCTTATGGAACTTGAGGATTGCAATCGTTCAGACGATACGGTTCATATGTTAAATAAGCTTCTTCGATGTAAATCCGAAGACTATTCTTCCGAAGAATGTTCTCGATTGCTCGGTTTGGCCTCTTCTTTACGGACTTTTTTGATGAAAGGAAGGTATATTCGGACCTTATCCGAAGTCGATTGTTTAAGTGATTCCGATATCGATATCGGAAGAGCTTTGATTTTAGCTGAATTTCATGATGATCCCGATATTGCAACAAAGGCCGATATTTATTCATATCTTTTGGATATATTGGCTTTAAGAGTAAAAGCAGGTCTACGCGCCGAAAATGTGCCTTCCGACGATCCGAGATGTATAGACATTATTAATAAAGTGTTGTTTGAAGAAATGGGTATACGTTTCCCATCCAAAGGAGAAATGTTTTCCGATAAGTTCACTTTTTTATCTTCATTGATTCAGGACAGATACGGGGTGTGCTTGGGAGTGTCTTCGTTATATTTATCCATTGCCGTTCGAATCGGATTACCTCTTGAGATACGAACGCCTCCGGGTCACATTTATCTGTCTTACTTACGAAAAGACGGAAGTTATTTGAATATAGAGACCACTGCCGGCGGGATACATCTCGATACCAAGAATTATGAAGGATTTTTTCCGGAGAAAAATCGAAAACGAGAGTTGAAAGAAGTTATCGGTTTATCGTTCATGAACAGAGGTTTTTATTTCTTAAAAGAGAAAAAGTACGATCAAGCCATTATTGCTTATCGTCTGGCTTGTCGTTATATTCCCGATGACCATAAATTGAAGGAATTATATGGATGGAGTCTTCTTTTTTCAGGACATCTTTCCGAAGGACGTTCCGTTTTGGAAGAATTATCGGGAATTAACAATCCTTCGATTGCGGAATATCTTCGTAACGAATTGGGAATTGATGCCGTTGAATGTTTATTGTCATATCCGGGCGATTCTTCCGAATCTTTAAACGGCTACGTCGATCGTTTATCCGATTACATAAAAAAATATCCGAAGTCTAAAGAGATTTATCGTCGATTGGCTCATTGTTTGGTTGCTTTAGGAAAATATGGAAAGTCGATTGAGGCTTTTGAGAAAAGTCTTGCTTATACTTGCGATGAAATGGAAGAAGCCGTAATTCTGGCTCAAATCGGTTTAATCAGAATGGACTATGCCTTGGTAAAGAAATATTTTCGTTTAGCCGAACAATGGGCTGTTTTAAAAAATTTTTATCCCGAACCTCTTAAGGAGCTAAGTCGTCAGGTTATGAAGCTTTGTCCGGATTATGACGAAGATTGTTAA